A section of the Pyxidicoccus xibeiensis genome encodes:
- a CDS encoding DUF6174 domain-containing protein: protein MTRSGWSRRAVIRVLTGALIVGAVGCTDGEREQVDSERRAWETVRPSRYRFDYTATGFAPGGGPWRIEVNEQQVVSVTYVGQGAVPTPGFTEATAPTVDVLFERVARALDASSVEVTVRHDPQWHHPVEAHFDRGMEGDGFKAEGLTPVD, encoded by the coding sequence ATGACGCGGTCTGGCTGGAGCAGGAGGGCCGTCATCCGGGTACTTACCGGGGCTCTCATCGTTGGGGCGGTGGGGTGTACGGACGGCGAGCGGGAGCAGGTGGACTCCGAGCGCAGGGCCTGGGAGACGGTGCGGCCGAGCCGCTACCGATTCGACTACACCGCGACGGGCTTTGCGCCCGGCGGGGGCCCCTGGCGCATCGAGGTGAACGAGCAGCAGGTCGTATCGGTGACCTACGTCGGCCAGGGGGCGGTCCCCACGCCAGGATTCACCGAGGCGACCGCACCCACTGTCGACGTGCTCTTCGAGCGCGTGGCGCGGGCCCTCGACGCGTCCTCCGTCGAAGTGACGGTGCGCCACGACCCTCAGTGGCACCATCCTGTCGAGGCGCACTTCGATAGGGGGATGGAGGGCGACGGCTTCAAGGCCGAGGGGCTCACTCCCGTGGACTGA
- a CDS encoding S28 family serine protease gives MRSDEKRKRSAWWLVAAALWQACGAPVEPEATAAEAAVTTTVAALEVSQAQEADLVQRLQAVPGVLSVVERPSTVPGTRFFHLGFEVPTDHRRPSGERFTLRATLLHRSESAPMVLYSGGYALSSYSSEYEPTWLLGANQLSVEYRYFGESFPLSRDWRRLDVWQAAADFHQLVQAFKPLYPARWLNTGGSKGGMAAVHHRFFYPRDVDATVAYVAPSSHGLSDPRYIGFLERVGDAACRERLKGLQRTALERREEMLPYVEDLAESYEDSFHLLGTDRAFEFAVLEFPFAFWQYGSAEWCDYLPEPETVSTDELFELLDDVSDILYTYGDLALGAYAGYYYQSATELGGPGYPDAHLKDLLRYRGQDVSAVYLPFQVTEPYNPLVPLLAELWVHHAGQRIMFLYGDQDPWSAAAFSVRERNDSWRFTVPNANHSNARIRRLPDAERALAAQRLSEWMNAPVRPMPAQGALTAFSVAEDGPVNEPTEGRRRR, from the coding sequence ATGCGGAGTGACGAGAAGCGGAAGCGGAGTGCGTGGTGGCTCGTGGCAGCGGCGCTGTGGCAGGCCTGTGGCGCGCCAGTCGAGCCGGAAGCAACGGCTGCAGAGGCTGCTGTCACCACCACCGTGGCTGCATTGGAGGTGTCCCAGGCCCAGGAGGCGGACCTCGTCCAGCGGCTCCAGGCCGTGCCGGGCGTGCTGTCCGTCGTCGAGCGGCCCTCGACGGTTCCGGGGACGCGCTTCTTCCACCTGGGCTTCGAGGTGCCCACCGACCACCGGCGCCCGTCCGGGGAGCGCTTCACGCTGCGAGCGACGCTGCTGCACCGCTCGGAGAGTGCACCCATGGTGCTCTACTCCGGCGGGTACGCCCTCTCCTCCTACTCGTCCGAATACGAGCCCACCTGGCTGCTGGGGGCCAACCAGCTCTCCGTCGAGTATCGCTACTTCGGCGAGTCCTTCCCCCTGTCGCGTGACTGGAGGCGGCTGGACGTGTGGCAGGCCGCGGCGGACTTCCACCAGCTCGTCCAGGCCTTCAAGCCCCTGTACCCGGCCCGCTGGCTGAACACCGGTGGCAGCAAGGGAGGCATGGCGGCCGTCCACCACCGCTTCTTCTACCCGCGCGACGTGGACGCCACGGTGGCCTATGTCGCGCCCAGCTCGCACGGCCTCAGCGACCCGCGCTACATCGGCTTCCTGGAGAGGGTGGGCGACGCGGCCTGCCGGGAGCGGCTGAAGGGCCTCCAGCGCACGGCCCTGGAGCGCCGCGAGGAGATGCTGCCGTACGTGGAGGACCTCGCGGAGTCGTATGAAGACTCCTTCCACCTCCTCGGCACCGACCGGGCCTTCGAGTTCGCCGTCCTCGAGTTCCCCTTCGCCTTCTGGCAGTACGGCTCCGCGGAGTGGTGCGACTACCTCCCCGAGCCGGAGACCGTCTCCACGGACGAGCTGTTCGAGCTGCTCGATGATGTGTCCGACATCCTCTACACGTACGGGGACCTCGCGCTCGGGGCCTACGCTGGCTACTACTACCAGTCCGCCACGGAGCTGGGCGGGCCGGGCTACCCGGATGCCCACCTGAAGGACCTGCTGCGCTACCGGGGCCAGGACGTGTCCGCCGTCTACCTGCCGTTCCAGGTGACGGAGCCGTACAACCCGCTGGTGCCGCTGCTGGCCGAGCTCTGGGTCCACCATGCGGGCCAGCGCATCATGTTCCTCTACGGAGACCAGGACCCGTGGTCCGCCGCGGCCTTCAGCGTGCGGGAGCGCAACGACTCCTGGCGCTTCACCGTTCCCAACGCCAACCACAGCAACGCGCGCATCCGCCGCCTGCCCGATGCCGAGCGCGCGCTCGCGGCCCAGCGCCTTTCCGAGTGGATGAACGCTCCCGTGAGACCCATGCCAGCGCAGGGCGCGCTCACCGCGTTCTCGGTGGCGGAGGACGGCCCCGTGAACGAGCCCACCGAGGGACGCCGGCGGAGGTAG
- a CDS encoding caspase family protein gives MTLALLLAAMVATQPGATEVGAGPRRFALVVGNNRGTAANVPLRYAERDALAVLGVLREVGGLRREDGLVVLGSDADAVRDALARFERYLRAQARQGDQLFVYVSSHADAGELHLSGTRLPLHEVVRFLEAAPVSVALLVVDSCQSGEAARLKGLKPIPGVLVNLERQELSGRVIITASAADESAQESDALAGSVFTHHLVAALRGAADVSGDGRVTLAEAYTYSYARTVESSLLSRAGTQHPSFRFDLQGKGDLVLSSPARATSLLTLAIEEPGDWTVSTLSGEPVLGHVRKGAGATTLALPAGGYILTTRSEHTAMEARVQVPDAGRAELTRSQLRPQRLETNVLKGALPPRWRLHLGPSVGRPLIPSFGPMVGATAALQHSWKESGVNLTTAVLDVRRGAHPSGDLEQYDATARLGLGHLTRDWHGLQLHVSLDAGATLSRQRQPSTGEVGLALQPQVGATVGAWLRVHGPLRLSVLGNAGHTWSRADAGAGSALSLGGSLGLGWVR, from the coding sequence ATGACGCTCGCGCTGCTGCTGGCGGCCATGGTGGCCACGCAGCCCGGGGCCACGGAGGTGGGAGCGGGCCCGCGCCGGTTCGCGCTCGTGGTGGGCAACAACCGTGGCACTGCTGCGAATGTGCCGCTGCGCTACGCGGAGCGCGACGCCCTCGCGGTGCTCGGCGTGCTGCGGGAGGTGGGCGGGCTGCGGCGCGAGGACGGCCTGGTGGTGCTCGGCTCCGACGCGGACGCGGTGCGCGACGCGCTGGCCCGCTTCGAGCGCTACCTCCGGGCCCAGGCCCGGCAGGGAGACCAGCTCTTCGTCTACGTCTCCAGCCACGCGGACGCGGGCGAGCTGCACCTGTCCGGTACGCGCCTGCCGCTGCACGAGGTGGTCCGCTTCCTGGAGGCCGCGCCCGTGAGCGTCGCCCTGCTGGTGGTGGACTCGTGCCAGTCGGGTGAAGCGGCGCGCCTCAAGGGGCTCAAGCCCATTCCAGGCGTGCTGGTGAACCTGGAGCGGCAGGAGCTGTCCGGGCGCGTCATCATCACCGCGTCCGCCGCGGACGAGTCCGCGCAGGAGTCGGATGCGCTCGCGGGCTCCGTCTTCACGCACCACCTGGTCGCGGCGCTGCGCGGGGCGGCGGACGTGTCGGGGGACGGACGCGTCACGCTCGCCGAGGCCTATACGTACTCCTACGCGCGCACGGTGGAGTCCTCGCTCCTGTCCCGCGCGGGGACGCAGCACCCCAGCTTCCGCTTCGACCTCCAGGGGAAGGGGGACCTCGTCCTCTCCTCGCCCGCGCGGGCGACGTCGCTGCTGACGCTCGCCATCGAGGAGCCCGGGGACTGGACGGTGTCCACCCTCTCGGGAGAGCCCGTCCTCGGGCACGTGCGCAAGGGCGCGGGGGCGACCACGCTGGCGCTGCCCGCGGGCGGCTACATCCTCACCACGCGGAGCGAGCACACCGCCATGGAGGCGCGCGTGCAGGTCCCCGACGCGGGCCGCGCGGAGCTGACGCGCTCGCAGCTGCGTCCCCAGCGCCTGGAGACGAACGTGCTCAAGGGTGCGCTGCCGCCGAGGTGGAGGCTTCACCTGGGCCCCAGCGTGGGACGTCCGCTCATCCCATCCTTCGGGCCCATGGTGGGCGCCACGGCCGCGCTCCAGCATTCCTGGAAGGAGTCCGGGGTGAACCTGACGACGGCCGTGCTGGACGTTCGCCGGGGAGCGCATCCCTCCGGGGACCTCGAGCAATACGACGCCACGGCGCGGCTGGGCCTGGGGCATCTCACGCGGGACTGGCATGGGCTCCAGCTCCACGTCTCCCTGGATGCCGGCGCCACCCTGTCCCGCCAGCGGCAGCCCTCCACCGGAGAGGTGGGGCTCGCCCTGCAACCCCAGGTGGGAGCGACGGTGGGAGCGTGGCTGCGAGTGCACGGGCCGCTCCGGCTGTCGGTCCTCGGCAATGCGGGGCACACCTGGTCGCGCGCGGATGCGGGCGCTGGCTCCGCGCTGTCGCTGGGCGGCAGCCTCGGCCTGGGTTGGGTGCGCTGA
- a CDS encoding PQQ-dependent sugar dehydrogenase produces the protein MHLRHLPVVVRRTGLALFLATAVACGVQPEHESEPPTQTAALVAGTRLIGVQSGRCLDVAQNSQTSGQGLNIYDCHGQGNQRFLFTPEGELRVFDGAWCVQPATASAGARAVIGACTGAASQRWVRNANGTVVHTSSSLCLDVSGQATANSSPVVVWNCNGQTNQQWSLPPDTQPPTVPTGLTLSNVTCNSATLSWSASTDNEGVAFYDVYHDGQLMKSVSGATVSTGLTVVPGATWGLYVNARDAAGNVSQGSATLSITPPPCQTDTQPPTVPTGVTATASGTSVTVSWTASTDNQGVTAYDVFRGGVKVGTVSGSPPGTSFSDSGLSPNTAYSYAVLARDAQGNASARSSAVTVTTGQACANPVCSVTQVTTDTDIPWGLVHLPDGTVLYGRRDAQNIVRLDPATGQKTSVGTVPNVQSTDGEGGLMGLAISPSFSTDRWLYVMHTSPTDNRIVRLRYENGALNIASLQVLLQGIGRNKFHNGGRLRFGPDGKLYAATGDAQNGAYAQDINNLAGKVLRLNTDGTVPSDNPFGNYVWSYGHRNPQGLAFDSQGRLWEQEFGNSVMDETNLIQKGGNYGWPNCEGTVSQGGSGCATAGYIAPKRTYPTSEGSCSGITVVRDALYVACARGSRLYRGVISGTELTNVQQFFVGTYGRLRTVEPTLDGNLWLTTTNQGDKDSIPDNSNEKIFRVLLGQ, from the coding sequence ATGCACCTTCGTCACCTGCCCGTCGTCGTTCGCCGCACCGGACTGGCCTTGTTCCTCGCCACCGCCGTGGCCTGTGGAGTGCAACCGGAGCACGAGTCCGAGCCCCCAACGCAGACCGCCGCGCTGGTCGCGGGCACCCGGCTCATCGGCGTGCAGTCCGGCCGTTGCCTCGACGTGGCCCAGAACAGCCAGACGTCAGGGCAGGGGCTCAACATCTATGACTGCCACGGGCAGGGGAACCAGCGGTTCCTGTTCACGCCCGAGGGCGAGCTGCGCGTGTTCGACGGTGCCTGGTGCGTCCAGCCCGCGACCGCCAGCGCCGGGGCCCGGGCCGTCATCGGCGCCTGCACCGGGGCGGCGAGCCAGCGGTGGGTCCGCAACGCCAACGGCACGGTGGTCCACACTTCGTCCTCGCTGTGCCTCGACGTGTCCGGCCAGGCCACCGCCAACAGCTCGCCGGTCGTCGTCTGGAATTGCAACGGCCAGACGAACCAGCAGTGGTCGCTGCCGCCCGACACCCAGCCCCCCACCGTGCCCACGGGGCTCACCCTGTCCAACGTGACGTGCAACTCGGCCACACTGTCGTGGTCCGCGTCCACGGACAACGAGGGGGTCGCCTTCTATGACGTCTACCACGACGGCCAGCTCATGAAGAGCGTGTCCGGCGCCACGGTGTCCACCGGGCTGACCGTGGTCCCCGGCGCGACGTGGGGCCTGTATGTGAATGCACGGGACGCGGCGGGCAATGTCTCTCAAGGCAGCGCCACGCTCTCCATCACCCCGCCGCCGTGCCAGACGGACACCCAGCCGCCCACCGTCCCCACCGGCGTCACCGCCACCGCCTCGGGCACCAGCGTGACGGTGAGCTGGACTGCGTCGACCGACAACCAGGGCGTGACGGCGTACGACGTGTTCCGAGGAGGCGTGAAGGTCGGGACGGTGTCCGGCTCGCCGCCCGGGACGTCTTTCTCCGACAGCGGCCTCTCCCCGAATACGGCCTATTCCTACGCCGTGCTCGCCCGTGACGCCCAGGGCAATGCGTCCGCCCGGAGCTCGGCCGTGACGGTCACCACCGGCCAGGCCTGCGCGAACCCCGTCTGCTCCGTCACCCAGGTCACCACCGACACGGACATCCCGTGGGGCCTGGTGCACCTGCCGGACGGCACGGTGCTCTACGGCCGCCGGGACGCGCAGAACATCGTTCGCCTGGACCCGGCGACGGGACAGAAGACGTCGGTGGGCACCGTCCCCAACGTGCAGAGCACCGACGGCGAGGGCGGGCTGATGGGGCTGGCCATCTCCCCCTCCTTCTCCACCGACCGCTGGCTGTACGTGATGCACACGTCCCCCACCGACAACCGCATCGTGCGCCTGCGGTACGAGAATGGCGCCCTCAACATCGCCTCGCTCCAGGTGCTGCTGCAGGGCATCGGCCGCAACAAGTTCCACAACGGCGGGCGCCTGCGCTTCGGACCGGACGGGAAGCTCTACGCGGCGACGGGTGATGCCCAGAACGGCGCCTACGCGCAGGACATCAACAACCTGGCCGGCAAGGTGCTGCGGCTCAACACCGACGGCACGGTCCCGTCCGACAACCCCTTCGGCAACTACGTGTGGAGCTATGGCCACCGCAACCCGCAGGGGCTGGCCTTCGACTCCCAGGGGCGCCTCTGGGAGCAGGAGTTCGGCAACTCGGTGATGGACGAGACCAACCTCATCCAGAAGGGCGGGAACTACGGCTGGCCGAACTGTGAGGGGACGGTGTCCCAGGGCGGCTCGGGCTGCGCGACGGCCGGGTACATCGCCCCCAAGCGGACCTACCCCACGTCGGAAGGCTCCTGCTCCGGCATCACGGTGGTCCGCGACGCGCTCTACGTGGCCTGCGCCCGCGGCTCACGCCTCTACCGCGGGGTCATCAGCGGCACCGAGCTGACCAACGTGCAGCAGTTCTTCGTCGGCACCTACGGCCGGCTGCGCACCGTCGAGCCGACGCTCGACGGCAACCTGTGGCTGACCACCACCAACCAGGGCGACAAGGACAGCATCCCCGACAACAGCAACGAGAAGATCTTCCGCGTCCTTCTCGGGCAGTAG
- a CDS encoding RNA polymerase sigma factor, with protein MLLSAAGSEQAFEQLVRRHHARLARYCGKSVGSAAEGDELAQETLVRVWEARRDYQPRAPFVVFMLTLARNLCRKRVRDSGRRGRWHEEAPAAGLEAVASPDQADVVDQLLEREQQRRVREAMMALPEKFREALLLRFDQELDYAELARIVGRNEATMRSRVFHGLKKLRASVSGGRP; from the coding sequence ATGCTCCTTTCCGCCGCTGGCTCCGAGCAGGCCTTCGAGCAGCTCGTGCGCCGGCACCACGCGCGCCTGGCGCGCTACTGCGGCAAGTCCGTGGGCAGCGCCGCCGAGGGCGACGAGCTGGCACAGGAGACGCTGGTGCGCGTCTGGGAGGCGCGCCGTGACTACCAGCCGCGCGCACCCTTCGTCGTCTTCATGCTCACCCTCGCTCGCAACCTGTGCCGCAAGCGCGTGCGGGACTCGGGCCGGCGCGGCCGGTGGCACGAGGAGGCCCCCGCTGCCGGGCTGGAGGCGGTGGCCTCGCCGGACCAGGCGGACGTGGTGGACCAGCTGCTGGAGCGCGAGCAGCAGCGGCGCGTGCGAGAGGCGATGATGGCGCTGCCGGAGAAGTTCCGCGAGGCGCTGCTGCTGCGCTTCGACCAGGAGCTCGACTACGCGGAGCTTGCCCGCATCGTCGGGCGCAACGAGGCCACCATGCGCTCGCGCGTGTTCCATGGCCTGAAGAAGCTCCGTGCCAGTGTGTCTGGAGGTCGTCCGTGA